A window from Pseudobacteroides sp. encodes these proteins:
- a CDS encoding redox-sensing transcriptional repressor Rex, whose product MNLKKKVSLAVVKRLPRYYRYLADLLKMDIKRISSQELSSRMGITASQIRQDLNCFGGFGQQGYGYNVEYLFNEIGNILGMSNNYNAIIIGAGNMGQALANYTNFEKRGFKIVGIFDVDASLVGTEIRGILIRHLDDLESFVEKNYVDVAMLAVPFEQTPIVAERVAKLGVKGLWNFSPMDLKLPYDVIIENVHLSDGLMVLGYKLNEKYEFNRVAGNKSDDWDC is encoded by the coding sequence ATGAACTTAAAGAAAAAAGTTTCTCTTGCAGTTGTGAAACGATTACCGCGATATTACAGGTATTTGGCGGATTTGTTAAAAATGGATATAAAGAGGATTTCTTCGCAGGAGTTAAGCAGCAGGATGGGTATAACTGCATCTCAAATAAGGCAGGATCTTAATTGCTTTGGAGGATTTGGTCAACAGGGCTATGGTTATAATGTAGAGTATCTGTTTAATGAGATCGGAAATATTCTTGGGATGAGTAACAACTATAATGCTATTATTATCGGAGCAGGTAATATGGGGCAGGCACTTGCCAACTATACCAATTTTGAAAAGAGAGGTTTCAAGATAGTTGGTATTTTTGATGTAGATGCCAGTCTGGTTGGTACAGAAATAAGAGGTATACTTATAAGACATTTGGATGATTTGGAAAGCTTTGTTGAAAAGAACTATGTTGATGTCGCAATGCTGGCAGTACCCTTCGAGCAGACGCCAATTGTTGCTGAAAGAGTAGCGAAGCTGGGGGTTAAAGGGCTTTGGAACTTCTCTCCAATGGATCTTAAGCTGCCCTATGATGTTATTATAGAGAATGTTCACTTGAGTGACGGGCTCATGGTGTTGGGATACAAGCTTAATGAGAAGTATGAATTCAATAGGGTTGCCGGCAATAAGAGTGATGACTGGGATTGTTAG